A genomic stretch from Bacteroidales bacterium includes:
- a CDS encoding 2-C-methyl-D-erythritol 2,4-cyclodiphosphate synthase, whose product MEQRIGFGYDLHRTVKGRKLIIGGVDIPCEFGLDGHSDADVLVHALCDALLGAISMGDIGTHFPDNNPEYKNADSMKLLEKVVAMVSDAGYKVVNIDSVIIAEKPKMFPYKAQMIENIAKVLKISNNAVSVKAKTNEGVDAIGKGEAIAAHVVALLGK is encoded by the coding sequence ATGGAGCAGAGAATTGGCTTTGGCTATGATTTGCATAGAACTGTAAAAGGAAGAAAACTAATCATTGGCGGAGTAGATATTCCTTGTGAATTTGGACTTGATGGACATAGCGATGCAGATGTATTAGTTCATGCTCTATGCGATGCCTTGCTAGGAGCGATTTCTATGGGCGATATCGGAACACATTTCCCTGACAACAATCCTGAATATAAAAATGCTGATAGCATGAAATTGCTTGAAAAAGTTGTTGCTATGGTTTCTGATGCAGGATATAAAGTTGTAAATATTGATAGCGTTATTATTGCCGAAAAGCCAAAAATGTTTCCTTATAAAGCACAAATGATTGAAAATATTGCTAAGGTTTTGAAAATTAGCAATAATGCGGTTTCTGTAAAAGCAAAAACAAATGAAGGTGTAGATGCAATTGGCAAAGGTGAAGCCATCGCTGCACATGTTGTTGCTTTGCTTGGTAAATGA